The following coding sequences lie in one Gadus macrocephalus chromosome 1, ASM3116895v1 genomic window:
- the arl6ip5b gene encoding ADP-ribosylation factor-like 6 interacting protein 5b, which translates to MASMELAPLRPWDDFFPGTDRFAKPDFRDLTKWNNRMISNLLYYQTNYFAVAIVVFIIVGFLNPFGMFLGGAVVSLVFMGSVWAGENKTIIKNFKKKNPTLFMAAVLGTSYFLLSLCGGVMVFIFGITFPLLLILIHGSLRLRNMKNRMENKIEGVGLKKSPMGVILDLLDQQEEKMNKIQDFIEGKLKD; encoded by the exons ATGGCGAGTATGGAGCTAGCCCCCCTCAGACCGTGGGATGATTTCTTCCCTGGAACTGACCGTTTTGCTAAACCTGACTTCAGAGATCTGACCAAATGGAACAACAGAATGATCAGCAACTTGCTGTACTACCAGACCAACTATTTCGCTGTGGCCATCGTCGTTTTCATAATTGTGGG GTTTCTTAATCCCTTCGGCATGTTTCTGGGCGGAGCTGTGGTGTCCCTGGTCTTCATGGGATCGGTCTGGGCCGGAGAGAACAAGACCATCATCAAGAACTTCAAGAAGAAGAACCCAACTCTGTTTATGGCTGCTGTGTTGGGCACCAGCTATTTCCTGTTGTCTCTGTGTGGCGGAGTCATGGTCTTCATCTTCGGAATCACCTTCCCCTTGTTGT TGATCCTGATCCATGGCTCGCTGAGACTTCGCAACATGAAGAACCGGATGGAGAACAAGATTGAGGGTGTAGGCCTGAAAAAGTCCCCCATGGGTGTCATCCTGGACCTTTTGGACCAACAGGAAGAGAAGATGAACAAAATCCAGGATTTCATCGAGGGAAAGCTGAAGGATTAA
- the lmod3 gene encoding leiomodin-3 — MSADKDLEELNEEDIDEDELLAMLSPEELRELQSEMDIIIAPDDRVPVGQRQKDQTEKPPTGSFDHRSLVDYLYWEKESKRMLDEERVPATLLPSEKTLREAAVKKEEEKADEDVEYVYEEVIIEEEAVIEEAVNGVEEETVTEEIIEEIVEKVKGEEQVPSGSDTQESQLPVSTDKQNDLDASKHNEDSQPSKPSTIETPPLKEAEEKESESIVEQKQSTTVIQEVGDSTSVKEPETQPLPDEPIVDEPWIKPPEKEPKKINKLKLPNLALGGIKLTSRPSGNETNLESTLDKMRNNNPSVTEVNLNNIENIPKVMLLEYVNALKKNRFVKTFSIANTGVDENIAFNLANMLRENRSIVTLNIESNFVTGKGIVAIIRCLQFNETLTELRFHNQRHMLGHHAEMEISRLLKANNTLLKMGYHFEQPGPRMVVTNLLTRNLDRQRQLRKEDQKQLQVKEQREALQMYENSLNLPPGLLEMLGYIPSLEILRSHGLIPPSVGQSSGPSANGQTDAQPTQPPRNQPRQNHNTDSIPKTPSASEPANPIKDVHLRRIPKKRDPFLDLDPREEMRADRASFHLRKTTRARATESEMMADERANLKDVIKTLKPVPRRREPAMIQMTPRDLLLSEIKHSNVAYLKAVPLPKELESGETSLLDL; from the exons ATGTCGGCCGATAAAGACTTAGAGGAGCTCAACGAAGAGGACATCGACGAGGATGAGCTCCTGGCCATGCTGTCGCCTGAGGAGCTGAGGGAGCTCCAGAGTGAGATGGACATTATCATCGCCCCCGACGACCGGGTGCCCGTAGGTCAGAGACAGAAGGACCAAACGGAGAAACCGCCCACTGGGTCATTTGACCACAGGTCTCTGGTGGATTACCTCTATTGGGAGAAAGAGTCCAAACGAATGCTCGATGAGGAGCGAGTGCCTGCTACTCTGCTGCCCAGTGAG AAAACCTTGAGAGAAGCGGCCGtaaagaaggaggaagagaaggcgGACGAGGATGTGGAATATGTGTACGAAGAGGTGATCATTGAGGAGGAAGCTGTCATTGAGGAGGCTGTCAACGGCGTTGAAGAAGAGACAGTCACAGAAGAGATCATCGAGGAGATTGTGGAGAAAGTGAAAGGAGAAGAGCAGGTTCCCTCTGGGAGTGATACCCAAGAGTCGCAATTGCCTGTGAGCACCGATAAGCAAAACGATCTGGATGCTTCAAAGCACAATGAAGACAGCCAGCCAAGTAAGCCAAGTACCATTGAAACTCCTCCATTAAAGGAggctgaggagaaggagagtgaaAGCATCGTTGAGCAAAAGCAAAGCACTACAGTTATCCAAGAGGTCGGGGACTCAACCTCCGTCAAAGAACCAGAAACACAACCACTTCCAGATGAGCCAATAGTGGACGAACCATGGATAAAACCGCCAGAAAAGGAAccgaagaaaataaacaaactgaaacTCCCAAATCTTGCACTGGGGGGCATTAAGCTGACGTCGAGGCCCTCGGGTAACGAGACCAACCTGGAGTCCACCTTGGATAAGATGCGCAACAACAACCCCTCCGTCACTGAGGTGAACCTCAACAACATAGAAAACATTCCCAAAGTCATGCTCCTGGAATACGTCAACGCCTTGAAGAAGAACCGCTTCGTGAAGACTTTCAGCATCGCCAACACCGGCGTGGACGAGAACATCGCCTTCAACCTGGCCAACATGCTCCGCGAGAACCGTAGCATCGTCACACTGAACATCGAGTCCAACTTTGTGACGGGGAAGGGCATCGTGGCCATCATCCGCTGCCTGCAGTTCAACGAGACCCTCACAGAGCTGCGCTTCCACAACCAACGGCACATGCTGGGTCACCACGCCGAGATGGAGATCTCCCgcctgctgaaggccaacaACACCCTCCTGAAGATGGGCTACCACTTTGAGCAGCCGGGGCCGAGGATGGTGGTGACCAACCTTCTCACCAGGAACCTGGACCGCCAGAGACAGCTGAGGAAGGAGGATCAGAAGCAGCTGCAGGTTAAAGAACAAAGGGAGGCATTGCAAATGTATGAAAACAGCCTGAACCTGCCTCCTGGTCTGTTGGAGATGCTGGGCTACATACCCTCCTTGGAGATCTTACGGAGCCACGGTCTTATCCCCCCATCTGTAGGACAGAGCAGTGGGCCCTCAGCTAACGGCCAGACAGACGCTCAACCCACACAACCACCACGAAACCAGCCCAGACAGAACCACAACACCGACAGCATTCCAAAGACCCCCAGTGCCAGCGAACCAGCGAACCCCATAAAGGACGTCCACTTGAGGAGGATTCCTAAGAAACGCGACCCCTTTCTGGACCTGGACCCGAGGGAAGAGATGAGAGCAGACAGAGCCAGCTTTCATCTGAGGAAGACCACCAGGGCGAGGGCCACAGAGAGCGAGATGATGGCGGACGAGAGGGCTAATCTGAAGGACGTCATTAAGACCTTGAAACCCGTTCCCCGGAGACGAGAGCCAGCGATGATTCAGATGACGCCACGGGATCTCCTCCTGAGTGAAATCAAACATAGCAACGTGGCCTATCTCAAagct GTTCCTCTTCCGAAGGAGCTGGAGTCGGGCGAGACCAGTCTCTTAGACTTGTAG
- the frmd4bb gene encoding FERM domain-containing protein 4B isoform X2, whose amino-acid sequence MTEGRLCQVHLLDDRKLELLVQPKLLSRELLDLVSSHFNLKEKEYFGLTFVDDNGQCKWLQMDRRVLEHDFSKKSGTISLKFLVRFYVESISQLKDIITVELFYLNAKYAVYQGIIEVESENVFRLAASALQEAKGDYTSDENTRADLKKLPVLPTKVLKEHPSLAYCEDGVIEHYKQLKGLSRGQAVVRYLTLVESLPTYGVHYYEVKDKQGMPWWLGISYKGIGQYDLQDKLKPRKLYQWKQLENLYFREKKFAVEVNDPHRRAVTKRTFGQTGLLIHTWYASHSLIKTIWVMAISQHQFYLDRKQSKGKIGSAKSLEEIAMDLTEHGGSKISRLGDTGLKNNHIMASNGSLVSTGSADSEASEEQKREKISELRKKEQEIQEVLAKKTKELRKICLREAELTGKLPKEYPLSAGERPPQIRRRVGTAFKLDDLFPYNEDPYLRNLESRFALQRKIVEAAKKLANEAELCKTVKKKRRRNCLDAMHKLQQVEDEMNQYRIKKGKKPTQRASLIIADELVRSDCSSLSSLPLDDDDSDSSSQRPRSRSVQGSPQLSPMRSLGAEYEADRQASSNHHQKNLSRLAYEGQEPSQHYQGPREVSSSGSSPYKTLPRPARDPRSMPPTPVMTRNAYSSSQLRTGGSTQSFRHRSGSLESQPRPRKDPETEKPVFTLSPAHRSSSTEALEDCSSYASQSSLDYCATTAAPHYCTLDSRRTPQLHRLHRRVEVYGNSGSMPNLVPLHSGGGGGSGGGGYGYESPAHYAPDAFYGAGYPGADAEPYSNGAYVYESDVEGHYNVNPSYQVNGYHGHERYRHYSDRSDNLSQNPYATMRPPRSRTGPRNELLAKSMQKALVAEHLRGWFHRSGAQKEPGRGPFDYDTGSQLSLGYQTLPAPFSHSSRTNSYSSVSSATSTGAWRNHLAVGLTDYDSADRAQYQQQPAGAAPGAANSRSPTHSRHQLGGSYMSLS is encoded by the exons ATGACGGAGGGTAGACTGTGCCAGGTGCATCTTCTGGATGACAGGAAGTTAGAGCTGCTGGTTCAG CCTAAACTACTGTCAAGGGAGCTTCTTGATTTGGTGTCCTCCCATTTCAACCTCAAAGAGAAGGAATACTTTGGACTCACGTTTGTCGACGACAA TGGCCAGTGTAAGTGGCTGCAGATGGACCGCAGAGTCCTGGAGCATGACTTCTCCAAGAAGAGCGGGACCATCTCCCTCAAGTTCCTGGTCAG GTTTTATGTGGAGAGCATCTCCCAGCTCAAGGACATCATTACTGTGGAGTTATTCTACCTGAACGCCAAATATGCCGTCTACCAG GGAATTATCGAGGTGGAGAGCGAGAACGTCTTCAGATTAGCCGCGAGTGCTCTGCAG GAGGCCAAAGGAGACTACACAAG TGACGAGAACACGAGAGCAGACCTGAAGAAGCTTCCCGTCCTGCCCACCAAAGTGCTGAAGGAACACCCGTCCCTTGCATACTG TGAGGACGGGGTGATCGAGCACTACAAACAGCTGAAGGGACTCTCCAGAGGACAGGCCGTAGTGCG GTACTTGACGTTGGTGGAATCCCTGCCCACGTACGGCGTCCATTATTATGAAGTGAAG GACAAGCAAGGAATGCCATGGTGGCTTGGAATCAGCTACAAAGGAATTGGGCAATATGATTTGCAGGATAAATTAAAACCAAGAAAG CTTTACCAGTGGAAGCAGCTGGAAAACCTTTATTTCCGGGAAAAGAAATTTGCTGTAGAGGTCAACGACCCACACCG GAGAGCGGTGACTAAGCGTACCTTCGGGCAGACCGGGCTGCTCATCCACACATGGTACGCCAGCCATTCTCTGATCAAGACCATTTGGGTGATGGCCATTAGCCAACATCAGTTCTACTTGGATAGAAAGCAGAGCAAA GGTAAGATAGGCTCTGCGAAGAGTTTGGAGGAAATCGCTATGGATCTCACCGAGCACGGAGGGTCGAAGATAAGCAGATTAGGAGACACAGGGCTGAAGAATAATCACATAATGGCTAGCAATGGCAGCCTGGTGTCTACTG GTTCGGCCGACTCGGAGGCCAGCGAGGAGCAGAAGCGGGAGAAGATCTCCGAGCTGaggaagaaggagcaggagatccAGGAGGTGCTGGCCAAGAAGACCAAGGAGCTGAGGAAGATCTGTCTGAGGGAGGCG GAGCTCACGGGCAAGCTGCCAAAAGAGTACCCCCTGTCCGCCGGCGAGAGACCGCCGCAGATCAGACGCCGCGTCGGCACCGCGTTCAAGCTGGATGACCTCTTCCCCTATAACGAG GACCCATATCTGAGGAACCTGGAGAGCCGCTTCGCCCTGCAGCGGAAGATCGTGGAGGCGGCCAAGAAGCTGGCCAACGAGGCGGAGCTGtgcaagacggtgaagaagaagCGGAGGAGGAACTGTCTGGACGCCATGCACAAACTACAGCAGGTGGAGGACGAGATGAACCAGTACAGGATCAAGAAGGGGAAGAAGCCCACGCAGAGAGCCTCGCTCATCATCGCGG ATGAGCTGGTGCGCTCGGACTGCAGCTCCCTCTCCAGCCTGCCCCTGGACGACG acgacTCAGACAGCTCCAGCCAGAGGCCCCGGTCCCGCTCGGTGCAGGGCTCCCCTCAGCTCAGCCCCATGCGCTCTCTGGGGGCCGAGTACGAGGCGGACAGACAGGCGTCCTCAAACCACCACCAGAAGAACCTCAGCAG GCTAGCCTACGAAGGCCAGGAGCCTTCCCAGCACTACCAGGGTCCGAGGGAGGTCTCCTCCAGTGGCAGCAGCCCCTACAAAACCCTCCCCAGGCCTGCCAGGGACCCACGTAGCATGCCGCCCACCCCTGTCATGACCCGCAATGCCTACAGCAGCAGTCAGCTCAG GACGGGCGGCTCCACCCAGAGCTTCAGGCACCGCAGCGGCAGCCTGGAGTCCCAGCCGCGGCCCCGCAAGGACCCGGAGACGGAGAAGCCCGTGTTCACACTTTCGCCGGCGCACCGCAGCTCCAGCACGGAGGCCCTGGAGGACTGCTCCTCCTACGCCAGCCAGTCCAGCCTGGACTACtgcgccaccaccgccgccccccACTACTGCACCCTGGACTCCCGCCGCACCCCCCAGCTGCACCGGCTGCACCGGCGGGTGGAGGTGTACGGCAACAGCGGCAGCATGCCCAACCTGGTGCCGCTCCActcgggcggcggcggcggcagcggcggcggcggctacgGATACGAGTCCCCGGCGCACTACGCGCCCGACGCCTTCTACGGGGCCGGGTACCCGGGCGCCGACGCCGAGCCCTACTCCAACGGGGCCTACGTGTACGAGAGCGACGTGGAGGGCCACTACAACGTCAACCCGTCCTACCAGGTCAACGGCTACCACGGCCACGAGAGGTACCGCCACTACAGCGACCGCAGCGACAACCTGTCCCAGAACCCGTACGCCACCATGAGGCCCCCGCGCAGCCGCACGGGGCCCCGCAACGAGCTGCTGGCCAAGAGCATGCAGAAGGCCCTGGTGGCGGAGCACCTGAGGGGCTGGTTCCACCGCAGCGGGGCCCAGAAGGAGCCCGGCCGGGGGCCCTTCGACTACGACACGGGCTCCCAGCTCAGCCTGGGCTACCAGACCCTGCCGGCCCCCTTCAGCCACTCCAGCCGCACCAACTCCTACTCCTCTG TCTCCTCGGCGACCAGCACGGGGGCCTGGCGCAACCACCTGGCGGTGGGCCTGACGGACTACGACTCCGCCGACCGGGCGCAGTACCAGCAGCAGCCAGCGGGGGCGGCTCCCGGCGCCGCCAACAGCCGCAGCCCCACACACAGCAG gCATCAATTGGGTGGAAGCTACATGAGCCTCAGCTGA
- the frmd4bb gene encoding FERM domain-containing protein 4B isoform X1: MTEGRLCQVHLLDDRKLELLVQPKLLSRELLDLVSSHFNLKEKEYFGLTFVDDNGQCKWLQMDRRVLEHDFSKKSGTISLKFLVRFYVESISQLKDIITVELFYLNAKYAVYQGIIEVESENVFRLAASALQEAKGDYTSDENTRADLKKLPVLPTKVLKEHPSLAYCEDGVIEHYKQLKGLSRGQAVVRYLTLVESLPTYGVHYYEVKDKQGMPWWLGISYKGIGQYDLQDKLKPRKLYQWKQLENLYFREKKFAVEVNDPHRRAVTKRTFGQTGLLIHTWYASHSLIKTIWVMAISQHQFYLDRKQSKGKIGSAKSLEEIAMDLTEHGGSKISRLGDTGLKNNHIMASNGSLVSTGSADSEASEEQKREKISELRKKEQEIQEVLAKKTKELRKICLREAELTGKLPKEYPLSAGERPPQIRRRVGTAFKLDDLFPYNEDPYLRNLESRFALQRKIVEAAKKLANEAELCKTVKKKRRRNCLDAMHKLQQVEDEMNQYRIKKGKKPTQRASLIIADELVRSDCSSLSSLPLDDDDSDSSSQRPRSRSVQGSPQLSPMRSLGAEYEADRQASSNHHQKNLSRLAYEGQEPSQHYQGPREVSSSGSSPYKTLPRPARDPRSMPPTPVMTRNAYSSSQLRTGGSTQSFRHRSGSLESQPRPRKDPETEKPVFTLSPAHRSSSTEALEDCSSYASQSSLDYCATTAAPHYCTLDSRRTPQLHRLHRRVEVYGNSGSMPNLVPLHSGGGGGSGGGGYGYESPAHYAPDAFYGAGYPGADAEPYSNGAYVYESDVEGHYNVNPSYQVNGYHGHERYRHYSDRSDNLSQNPYATMRPPRSRTGPRNELLAKSMQKALVAEHLRGWFHRSGAQKEPGRGPFDYDTGSQLSLGYQTLPAPFSHSSRTNSYSSVSSATSTGAWRNHLAVGLTDYDSADRAQYQQQPAGAAPGAANSRSPTHSRCSPESKVSKSDTVSDQSEPATPAAAAGPASSEQQRLDGGVA, encoded by the exons ATGACGGAGGGTAGACTGTGCCAGGTGCATCTTCTGGATGACAGGAAGTTAGAGCTGCTGGTTCAG CCTAAACTACTGTCAAGGGAGCTTCTTGATTTGGTGTCCTCCCATTTCAACCTCAAAGAGAAGGAATACTTTGGACTCACGTTTGTCGACGACAA TGGCCAGTGTAAGTGGCTGCAGATGGACCGCAGAGTCCTGGAGCATGACTTCTCCAAGAAGAGCGGGACCATCTCCCTCAAGTTCCTGGTCAG GTTTTATGTGGAGAGCATCTCCCAGCTCAAGGACATCATTACTGTGGAGTTATTCTACCTGAACGCCAAATATGCCGTCTACCAG GGAATTATCGAGGTGGAGAGCGAGAACGTCTTCAGATTAGCCGCGAGTGCTCTGCAG GAGGCCAAAGGAGACTACACAAG TGACGAGAACACGAGAGCAGACCTGAAGAAGCTTCCCGTCCTGCCCACCAAAGTGCTGAAGGAACACCCGTCCCTTGCATACTG TGAGGACGGGGTGATCGAGCACTACAAACAGCTGAAGGGACTCTCCAGAGGACAGGCCGTAGTGCG GTACTTGACGTTGGTGGAATCCCTGCCCACGTACGGCGTCCATTATTATGAAGTGAAG GACAAGCAAGGAATGCCATGGTGGCTTGGAATCAGCTACAAAGGAATTGGGCAATATGATTTGCAGGATAAATTAAAACCAAGAAAG CTTTACCAGTGGAAGCAGCTGGAAAACCTTTATTTCCGGGAAAAGAAATTTGCTGTAGAGGTCAACGACCCACACCG GAGAGCGGTGACTAAGCGTACCTTCGGGCAGACCGGGCTGCTCATCCACACATGGTACGCCAGCCATTCTCTGATCAAGACCATTTGGGTGATGGCCATTAGCCAACATCAGTTCTACTTGGATAGAAAGCAGAGCAAA GGTAAGATAGGCTCTGCGAAGAGTTTGGAGGAAATCGCTATGGATCTCACCGAGCACGGAGGGTCGAAGATAAGCAGATTAGGAGACACAGGGCTGAAGAATAATCACATAATGGCTAGCAATGGCAGCCTGGTGTCTACTG GTTCGGCCGACTCGGAGGCCAGCGAGGAGCAGAAGCGGGAGAAGATCTCCGAGCTGaggaagaaggagcaggagatccAGGAGGTGCTGGCCAAGAAGACCAAGGAGCTGAGGAAGATCTGTCTGAGGGAGGCG GAGCTCACGGGCAAGCTGCCAAAAGAGTACCCCCTGTCCGCCGGCGAGAGACCGCCGCAGATCAGACGCCGCGTCGGCACCGCGTTCAAGCTGGATGACCTCTTCCCCTATAACGAG GACCCATATCTGAGGAACCTGGAGAGCCGCTTCGCCCTGCAGCGGAAGATCGTGGAGGCGGCCAAGAAGCTGGCCAACGAGGCGGAGCTGtgcaagacggtgaagaagaagCGGAGGAGGAACTGTCTGGACGCCATGCACAAACTACAGCAGGTGGAGGACGAGATGAACCAGTACAGGATCAAGAAGGGGAAGAAGCCCACGCAGAGAGCCTCGCTCATCATCGCGG ATGAGCTGGTGCGCTCGGACTGCAGCTCCCTCTCCAGCCTGCCCCTGGACGACG acgacTCAGACAGCTCCAGCCAGAGGCCCCGGTCCCGCTCGGTGCAGGGCTCCCCTCAGCTCAGCCCCATGCGCTCTCTGGGGGCCGAGTACGAGGCGGACAGACAGGCGTCCTCAAACCACCACCAGAAGAACCTCAGCAG GCTAGCCTACGAAGGCCAGGAGCCTTCCCAGCACTACCAGGGTCCGAGGGAGGTCTCCTCCAGTGGCAGCAGCCCCTACAAAACCCTCCCCAGGCCTGCCAGGGACCCACGTAGCATGCCGCCCACCCCTGTCATGACCCGCAATGCCTACAGCAGCAGTCAGCTCAG GACGGGCGGCTCCACCCAGAGCTTCAGGCACCGCAGCGGCAGCCTGGAGTCCCAGCCGCGGCCCCGCAAGGACCCGGAGACGGAGAAGCCCGTGTTCACACTTTCGCCGGCGCACCGCAGCTCCAGCACGGAGGCCCTGGAGGACTGCTCCTCCTACGCCAGCCAGTCCAGCCTGGACTACtgcgccaccaccgccgccccccACTACTGCACCCTGGACTCCCGCCGCACCCCCCAGCTGCACCGGCTGCACCGGCGGGTGGAGGTGTACGGCAACAGCGGCAGCATGCCCAACCTGGTGCCGCTCCActcgggcggcggcggcggcagcggcggcggcggctacgGATACGAGTCCCCGGCGCACTACGCGCCCGACGCCTTCTACGGGGCCGGGTACCCGGGCGCCGACGCCGAGCCCTACTCCAACGGGGCCTACGTGTACGAGAGCGACGTGGAGGGCCACTACAACGTCAACCCGTCCTACCAGGTCAACGGCTACCACGGCCACGAGAGGTACCGCCACTACAGCGACCGCAGCGACAACCTGTCCCAGAACCCGTACGCCACCATGAGGCCCCCGCGCAGCCGCACGGGGCCCCGCAACGAGCTGCTGGCCAAGAGCATGCAGAAGGCCCTGGTGGCGGAGCACCTGAGGGGCTGGTTCCACCGCAGCGGGGCCCAGAAGGAGCCCGGCCGGGGGCCCTTCGACTACGACACGGGCTCCCAGCTCAGCCTGGGCTACCAGACCCTGCCGGCCCCCTTCAGCCACTCCAGCCGCACCAACTCCTACTCCTCTG TCTCCTCGGCGACCAGCACGGGGGCCTGGCGCAACCACCTGGCGGTGGGCCTGACGGACTACGACTCCGCCGACCGGGCGCAGTACCAGCAGCAGCCAGCGGGGGCGGCTCCCGGCGCCGCCAACAGCCGCAGCCCCACACACAGCAG ATGTTCCCCCGAAAGCAAGGTGTCAAAGTCTGACACAGTgtccgaccaatcagagccgGCCACCCCGGCGGCTGCCGCTGGGCCCGCTAGCTCAGAGCAGCAGCGCCTCGATGGCGGTGTGGCTTAA